One region of Paucibacter aquatile genomic DNA includes:
- a CDS encoding NAD-dependent epimerase/dehydratase family protein: protein MTRYDDTRATLRATPRTWLITGVAGFIGSNLLETLLTLDQTVVGLDNFATGHQRNLDEVRGLVSASQWARFRFIEGDIRDEQTCRDACAGVDYVLHQAALGSVPRSLADPITTNAANVTGFLNMLVAARDGQVQSFTYAASSSTYGDHPALPKVEENIGNPLSPYAVTKYVNELYADVFARSYGFTTVGLRYFNVFGRRQDPNGAYAAVIPKWAAALIDGETVFINGDGETSRDFCYVANAVQANILAATVEDISARSQVYNVAVGDRTSLNQLFDLLRDGLLAEGVDSKARPVYRDFRAGDVLHSQADIGKARRLLGYEPTHLLKEGLDESLSWYVRNR, encoded by the coding sequence ATGACCCGTTATGACGATACGCGCGCCACGCTGCGGGCCACACCGCGCACCTGGTTGATCACCGGCGTGGCCGGCTTCATCGGCAGCAACCTGCTGGAGACGCTGCTGACGCTGGATCAGACCGTGGTGGGCCTGGACAACTTCGCCACCGGACACCAGCGCAACCTCGACGAGGTGCGCGGCCTGGTGAGCGCGAGCCAGTGGGCGCGATTCCGCTTTATCGAAGGCGACATCCGCGACGAGCAGACCTGCCGCGACGCGTGCGCCGGCGTGGATTACGTGCTGCATCAGGCTGCGCTGGGCTCGGTGCCCCGCAGCCTGGCCGACCCGATCACGACCAACGCGGCCAACGTCACCGGCTTCCTGAACATGCTCGTCGCCGCGCGCGACGGGCAGGTCCAGAGCTTCACCTACGCGGCCAGCAGCAGCACCTATGGGGATCACCCGGCGTTGCCCAAGGTCGAAGAGAACATCGGCAACCCGCTGTCGCCCTACGCGGTGACGAAGTACGTGAACGAGTTGTACGCGGACGTCTTCGCCCGCAGCTACGGCTTCACGACGGTCGGCCTGCGTTATTTCAACGTGTTCGGCCGCCGGCAGGATCCCAACGGCGCCTATGCCGCGGTGATCCCGAAGTGGGCTGCGGCGCTGATCGACGGCGAGACCGTGTTCATCAACGGCGACGGCGAAACTAGCCGGGATTTCTGCTACGTGGCAAACGCGGTGCAGGCGAATATCCTGGCCGCTACCGTCGAAGATATATCGGCACGCAGTCAGGTCTACAACGTCGCGGTAGGCGATCGCACATCATTAAACCAACTGTTTGATCTTCTTCGAGATGGTCTGCTTGCGGAAGGTGTCGACAGTAAGGCTCGGCCGGTTTATCGTGACTTTCGTGCTGGCGATGTGCTGCATAGCCAAGCTGATATCGGCAAGGCGCGACGGCTGCTCGGCTATGAGCCCACTCACCTTCTCAAGGAGGGGCTGGACGAATCTTTGTCTTGGTACGTTAGGAATCGCTGA